The following are encoded together in the Candidatus Methylomirabilota bacterium genome:
- a CDS encoding aldolase/citrate lyase family protein, whose protein sequence is MKTNHVKRALRAGQPTAGTWISLCSSISAEIMSRAAFDWLLIDMEHGHGDYQTLLGQLQAIEGSDAIPIVRVQWNDPAIIKRVLDLGAYGAMVPWIGNRAEAEAAVRAAKYPPEGIRGIAGSHRAGGYGRHAAEYWKRANEEILVVIQIETATAVAEIEDIVKIPGIDVLFIGPADLSTSLGYLGNPGAPAVQAAMERVEVAAKSQGIALGNITRSWDQARELYKRGYQFLTLCSETALLVQGAQEVLARFTREIRPQ, encoded by the coding sequence GTGAAGACTAACCACGTGAAGCGCGCGCTCCGGGCCGGGCAGCCGACAGCTGGAACCTGGATCAGCCTCTGCAGCTCGATCAGCGCCGAGATCATGAGCCGGGCGGCGTTCGACTGGCTCCTCATCGACATGGAGCACGGCCATGGCGACTATCAGACGCTGCTCGGCCAGCTTCAGGCCATCGAGGGAAGCGATGCCATCCCGATCGTGCGCGTCCAGTGGAACGACCCGGCCATCATCAAGCGAGTGCTGGACCTCGGGGCCTACGGGGCCATGGTGCCCTGGATCGGCAATCGCGCCGAGGCCGAAGCGGCGGTACGGGCCGCCAAGTATCCTCCGGAGGGGATCCGGGGGATCGCCGGGAGCCACCGGGCCGGGGGATACGGCCGGCATGCCGCGGAGTACTGGAAGCGGGCGAACGAGGAGATCCTGGTGGTGATTCAGATCGAGACGGCGACCGCCGTGGCCGAGATCGAGGACATCGTCAAGATCCCGGGGATCGACGTCCTTTTCATCGGTCCCGCCGATCTGTCCACTTCTCTGGGGTACCTCGGGAACCCCGGCGCGCCGGCCGTGCAGGCGGCCATGGAGCGCGTGGAGGTGGCGGCCAAGTCCCAGGGCATCGCGCTCGGGAACATCACGCGGAGCTGGGACCAGGCCCGCGAGCTCTACAAGAGGGGGTATCAGTTTCTGACGCTCTGTTCCGAGACGGCGCTGCTCGTCCAGGGCGCCCAGGAAGTCCTGGCTCGGTTCACCCGGGAGATCCGGCCGCAATGA
- a CDS encoding 3',5'-cyclic-nucleotide phosphodiesterase produces MRLEVLGCHGGDVPNLRLPTFLVNGRVLLEAGAVTAALPLEKQADLQHVLISHAHLDHIVGLAFLVDNIQSAARSRSVTTASLAPIIKDLRTYCFNNRLWPDFTALPSAEAPVLRLETLVEGEPTEFGDLSVIPVPVNHAVPATGFVVSDGTSGFVFSGDTGPTKQLWRVARHVPAVRAVVVETAFPNRLESLARASGHLTPKLLEHEIEKMPDGPIWIYHIKPAYYEETADQLSHLDGRVEILQQDHTYTF; encoded by the coding sequence ATGCGCCTTGAGGTCCTCGGCTGCCACGGAGGAGATGTCCCGAACCTCCGGCTCCCGACGTTCCTCGTCAACGGCCGGGTGCTCCTGGAAGCCGGGGCCGTCACCGCGGCGCTTCCTCTGGAGAAGCAGGCCGATCTCCAACACGTCCTGATCTCCCACGCCCACCTGGATCACATCGTCGGGCTCGCGTTCCTGGTGGACAACATCCAGTCGGCGGCGCGCTCCCGGTCGGTGACCACGGCGTCGCTGGCCCCGATCATCAAGGACCTCCGGACGTACTGCTTCAACAACCGCCTGTGGCCGGACTTCACCGCGCTGCCCAGCGCGGAGGCGCCGGTGCTCCGGCTCGAGACGCTGGTGGAAGGCGAGCCGACCGAGTTCGGCGACCTCTCGGTGATTCCGGTCCCCGTCAACCACGCGGTCCCCGCCACCGGCTTCGTCGTGTCCGACGGGACATCCGGCTTCGTCTTCTCCGGAGATACCGGACCCACCAAGCAGCTCTGGCGAGTGGCGCGTCACGTGCCCGCCGTCCGGGCGGTCGTGGTGGAGACCGCGTTCCCGAATCGCCTCGAGTCGCTGGCGCGCGCGTCGGGACACCTCACGCCCAAGCTCCTCGAGCACGAGATCGAAAAGATGCCCGACGGACCGATCTGGATCTACCACATCAAGCCCGCTTACTACGAGGAGACCGCCGACCAGCTCAGCCATCTGGACGGCCGCGTCGAAATCCTC
- a CDS encoding dynamin family protein: MCLVDTPGIGSVFTGNTRVTREFVPHVDAALVVLGADPPIAGEELALVEEIARETDQLVFVLNKADRLAEAERDEARRFAEGVLGERLHRPIRLLEVSATERLAGRTSRDWGVLAAE, encoded by the coding sequence ATGTGCCTGGTCGACACGCCCGGAATCGGATCCGTGTTCACCGGCAACACGCGGGTCACGCGGGAGTTCGTACCGCACGTCGACGCGGCTCTGGTCGTCCTGGGCGCCGATCCGCCGATCGCCGGGGAGGAGCTGGCCCTGGTGGAGGAGATCGCGCGCGAGACCGATCAGCTGGTCTTCGTCCTGAACAAGGCGGATCGGCTCGCCGAAGCCGAGCGCGACGAGGCGCGCCGGTTCGCCGAGGGGGTGCTCGGCGAGCGGCTCCACCGACCGATCCGCCTCCTGGAGGTGAGCGCGACCGAGCGGCTCGCCGGCCGGACCAGTCGGGACTGGGGCGTCCTCGCAGCCGAG